GAATCCGAACGAGGGAGCCACTACAACACCACGGTAAGCCGGATCTATCGCGACGGAGAGACCTGGAAAACCAGCGAGTCGTTCGGGAGGGATGATCTGCTCCCTCTGGCCAAGGCGATCGACCAGGCCCACTCGTGGATCTGTGAGCAGACTGCCCGGCGTCCAGACGCGGAAGGTTGAGTGGGCACGCAGATCTTGCAGCATCCACAGGACCCGAACTCGGGCGGCGGTGCTGATTCCTCAGAATGTCCAAGCAAATCGTGAAACAACCCCCGTCTTGCTGCCTGAAGAGTATTGATGCCACATACAAACCAACAGAACACCGGAAACGAAGTCACAAAAGCGGAGGTCCTTCAGTCAGACAGCGGAGACGAAGCCTGGGTCCTGGAACGGCTCCGTGCCGCAACGCGCCCACCGGCTCCCGTCCCGGAAGCCGCGTTGGCTATGCTCGCCGAGGCTGCCACTGGCGATACCAGCGGAAGCCAAGCCGCTCGGAGCTTCCTGTTCTGGCTGGTTGGCCGACCGGACCCCGCCGGATATGAAGGGCGCGGCGGACTTGAGCTTCGACGACTGGACCAAGCGCACAAGGCCGCCGCGCTGGAGCTACTTGCCTGGTGGGCTGGCCCGACCCAGTCGGATCGGCCGCTCTATGAACTCCTGTCCAAGTTGGTTTTCAGAGTTGCTTGGGAGGATGACCGATCCGCTCAAGAACATAGTCGCCTAGGTGAGACCTAGGGACGTCGGTTCGTTGGAACTCGGTCATGCGGTTAGTTGGAGCCTGTCCCAAAAGCTTCTTGAACACCTCGACAAGCGATTCCGCGAAATGGGTCCGCTCGGCTACAGGGATTTGATGGAGAGCCATCGCTACCGTTTAGAAGCGGAGAATAGGGACGCTGCTTTCGGCTATACAGCATCGCCGCAGAGGAGACTCGCGCTTCACCATTGCCAACTGGCCACCACGTAGCATTCCTAAACCGGGGTTGAGGCCAGTTGGCTTCCGCCGTCACTGGCATTAGGGAGCCCATCTTCCAAATGGATGGATGATTCGGGAAAAATCGCGCGCGATAGCAGCCGCTGACGGGCGGTTTCAATGTCCTCGGTAAACAACACAACAACCAAGTCTTTCGTTGCGCGGGTGCAACAAACGTAAAAAAGGCGTCTCGTTCTTTCAATTGCGGTCTCCTTGCCCTCTCGTCTGTTGTCTTCGTCTCGTTCTGACAGCGGCTTAATGCCAAGATATTTGTCGTAGGAAAACTGCACATGAGTTCCTTCGTCGTCGTCCAGAACCACGAGAACTCGTTCGAATTCTGCGCCTTTGACGCCTTGTTGCGTGGAGAAAGGTGAAGCATCATTGACATAACAGTAGAACCCGCAGAATTGTGATGCTGGGCAGCGAAGGAACGCGCCCATCGACGCGACTTCTCTGGTCAATTCTGCACCGTCATCGTCGTTCGCGGGCTCGTCAGCAGTGTCATCCGTTTTAACTTCGTTTTGTTGGGAAGACTCGAGGTACGAAAGAACTCGGGGGTCCAACAACAGGATTTGAGAATCACGGAGAAGCAGAAGGGCATTGGCGACCGTTGCCGTCGCTCCGGGTTTCAGCATGTCTTGCAGCGCCTGTGTGATCCGCCGCAGTTCTGCCAGGCGTCCAACCATATTAACTCCGCCGAGGTTCTGAGGGTCCATCAACGGAGATCTCGTGCGCAGAAGTTGCATCACCTCAAATTCGCGCCCATTATTGGCAGCGTTCACAAGGGGCATAACGAAGTTAAAAAATGGGCGAATGGGCCATGCGGTGCCATCCAGAAAGCCGTTTTTGAATTTGTCCGGCGCTTTGTCATTCAGGGCCGCATACAAATCGCCGAAGCCGAGGCGCTTGGCGGCCATGCGGTGAACGATGACTAGAAGCTTAACCGCGTCGACGCTTTCACCAGCTTGCCATGCGGGATCCGAATGCTCCCGAGCGGCCCACGCGCGGACCTGCCTCAATCGTTCGTCGCGTCTGTCATCAGCCGGAAGAATAAAGAGATGTGCGCTACCTGGCACCGTTTGGTCAGCACCCTCGACGGTAGCCGTCCGTCCCCGAGTTTGAATCAAACCGTCGCCGTCTCGCCTGATCGCATTGGCCACGCGGAGCACTGAGGTTGGACAGCGGAAATTCTCAGGCTTTTTGATGATGCTCCATCCCGTTTCTGCAGAAACGTCCCCGATGCCTGTCATGTAAATTCGCTGCATTGGGTCACCAAAGAAGCCCAGGCAGAAACCAACTCCCTGCTCGCGGTCTACTGCCTTCAAAGCCGTCACGACCTTCTCGGTGGTATCTTGACTCTCATCGACGAAGAGGAATGGAAACTGTTGTGCCACAAGACGCCTCATGAGAGGGCGTGCAGTGATGATATCCGGCACCATGTTGATGATATCGTCGTGCCCCAAGATTCCTTTGACGTAATCACTACCGGTCCCATAGGTGAAGGATCGGATTTTACCAATACGTGCCTGCTGCTGCTCATAACGGAGAATATCGCGCTGATTCTTGTCGCGCGTGCGTCTCTGGACTCGCGGCCCGTAGTTTCGAGCAGTTTCCCTCAGTTCCGTGAGCCTCTCGTCAATCCGGTTTGTCACCCAAGCGTGGATATCCGACTGAAAGGCACGTACCAGAACCCAAAGGAAGCTGTGAATTGTTGAAACGTGAGCCAGGGGGTTTTGTCCAACGTCCGCCCATATCTCTCCAGCAGCAACCTCAGTATATGTGATGCAGGCGACCTTCTGGCGGCGTTGCTTCATTCTTCCGCCATGCTTGGCCAGAATCTCCATGAGTCCCTTAATCAAGGAAGTCGTTTTGCCCGACCCAGCGCCTGCGATCATAAGAAAGCTGCGTGGAGGCGTTGCATTAAGGCAGTCGTAAAGCTCACGGTCCGCTGCGGTATCCTGTCGGTTGGCGCGACTGCTGCTCATCCGAGGCCCTCCGTAGGGTCTCCAGCACCTCCTGTAACCTCTACGGCGGCAGGGAAAGCATCGGTTGGCTGGGGTTGCGACTCCGGGAGTTCAAGACTGACCTGACCATTCAGCCATGCTAACCCCTCCTTGATGTAGAGTGGGACGTTCCAGTCCTTCGGCGCTTCGGTAAGCACCGCCAAAGCGAACTTTGTCTTATCAAAGGATCGTCCTGTCACCCGTTTGTGGAGACCATAGGCAAGCGCGGCGGGAGTTGCAGGTGCGCTTCGCAATTTCAGGCCGATGCCTCGCTGAGCCTGGCACCAATCTGCATTTTCGAGGCCGAAGCTTTCTTCGAGCGTTCGACCGCAAAGTTTCTCTGTCGTACCGTTCCAAGTCACATCCAACGGAACCTGATAGGCAACACGAACTCTGAACCCTTTCCCGTCCGGGGCTGCGCTGGTCTTGTCGACGCCGTTAGCAGCGTACAGTTGGGCGATGGTCTGCTTTTGCGGAAGCCATTGGATTAATGTTTGGTTTGAGGTGAGTGCGCCTTCCTGAGACGGCAAGCAAGTCTTGCCAGTCTTCCTTACCGGAGGTTGCTCCTCATTCTCGTTCGGGATTTCGAATTCAGTATCTTGGTCGTCGTCCTTCTCCTGCTCGTTGGCGACGAGAGCAACGCTATCCAAGTCGGTGATGACGAGCGCTACCAGACCGAGGAATTCGATGAGCGACTTGAAGCGATGCCCGAAGGCGCCACCCACCTCGAGGATGGTGAGGCATGCTGATCGCAAGGAAACTGCTTCCTTTTCAATCATCACCGGAATCAACAGCCGCTCGACGTTGCCCTCAACCAGGATTGCTGCATCCGCAAAAAACAAATCACAGTGCGTGAGCTTCAGGTATCGCTGCAGGAAGTCTCCTTCGTGCGGGTCCTTTGCGTAGAATGACGATAGGTTCAAAACCTGTGTCGTCTGCTCACCGCCGTTGTATTGCCGCCGGAAGTAACGGATCGGCTTAAAGCCCCGCTCGTACAGAATATGTGGCGAGTGGGTCGTCACAACAGTCTGGCTGCAGTAGGCGGCTTCCGGATCGGCCTTCTCCCTCATCAAATCCAGCACCTTGCGGATGAACACTTGCTGGAGTTGTGCGTGCAAATGCGTCTCAGGCTCTTCAATAAAAACCAAGTGTAAGGGTGCTCGATTTTCCCCATCGGAAACCCACCTCGCGTGCAGGTCCAATACCTCGACCACCATGTAAATGAGGTTCTTGAACCCGAGCCCGTTGTAGGAATCGGGAAGCCGTAGAGCGTCCGTGTCGTTGCCAAGAACATAGTGCACCCGGGCGTCCTGACTGCTCATCAGGGTCGCCGGATTCAGGCCGGAGCGAATTTCCAGCTTAGGGTTATTGAGGCCGGGATACCCAAGCTCGGAAAGGCGGTCGAGTGTATCCTTGAATACGTCGGCCAGATGCGCGTTGAGACCCAACTCCGAGTCGAACAAAGCCCTGAGAGCGCGATGGTCGTC
The sequence above is drawn from the Verrucomicrobiales bacterium genome and encodes:
- a CDS encoding ATP-dependent helicase: MSSSRANRQDTAADRELYDCLNATPPRSFLMIAGAGSGKTTSLIKGLMEILAKHGGRMKQRRQKVACITYTEVAAGEIWADVGQNPLAHVSTIHSFLWVLVRAFQSDIHAWVTNRIDERLTELRETARNYGPRVQRRTRDKNQRDILRYEQQQARIGKIRSFTYGTGSDYVKGILGHDDIINMVPDIITARPLMRRLVAQQFPFLFVDESQDTTEKVVTALKAVDREQGVGFCLGFFGDPMQRIYMTGIGDVSAETGWSIIKKPENFRCPTSVLRVANAIRRDGDGLIQTRGRTATVEGADQTVPGSAHLFILPADDRRDERLRQVRAWAAREHSDPAWQAGESVDAVKLLVIVHRMAAKRLGFGDLYAALNDKAPDKFKNGFLDGTAWPIRPFFNFVMPLVNAANNGREFEVMQLLRTRSPLMDPQNLGGVNMVGRLAELRRITQALQDMLKPGATATVANALLLLRDSQILLLDPRVLSYLESSQQNEVKTDDTADEPANDDDGAELTREVASMGAFLRCPASQFCGFYCYVNDASPFSTQQGVKGAEFERVLVVLDDDEGTHVQFSYDKYLGIKPLSERDEDNRREGKETAIERTRRLFYVCCTRATKDLVVVLFTEDIETARQRLLSRAIFPESSIHLEDGLPNASDGGSQLASTPV
- a CDS encoding ATP-dependent endonuclease; the protein is MHLHSYRLRNYRRMRDVHIELASDISIFVGPNNSGKTSATQAIHTFCAGSKEKLSLYDFSSYCWKEFDRLGNLPEGNADDSALPSIGLDLWFEVVATDLVSVIPLLPSTAWEGTQVGIRIEFAARNQADILQRFRSARQEAQAKAAALEQRENEKYVPWPKSFTDFLQKELLNEFEFRYFALDRAQFDDAHQPQPGYEPLLLANDPGGATILKSLLKVDNLSAQRHLSDPSSSGGQSVGRTEDLSKRLSRFYKRNLDQRQDDHRALRALFDSELGLNAHLADVFKDTLDRLSELGYPGLNNPKLEIRSGLNPATLMSSQDARVHYVLGNDTDALRLPDSYNGLGFKNLIYMVVEVLDLHARWVSDGENRAPLHLVFIEEPETHLHAQLQQVFIRKVLDLMREKADPEAAYCSQTVVTTHSPHILYERGFKPIRYFRRQYNGGEQTTQVLNLSSFYAKDPHEGDFLQRYLKLTHCDLFFADAAILVEGNVERLLIPVMIEKEAVSLRSACLTILEVGGAFGHRFKSLIEFLGLVALVITDLDSVALVANEQEKDDDQDTEFEIPNENEEQPPVRKTGKTCLPSQEGALTSNQTLIQWLPQKQTIAQLYAANGVDKTSAAPDGKGFRVRVAYQVPLDVTWNGTTEKLCGRTLEESFGLENADWCQAQRGIGLKLRSAPATPAALAYGLHKRVTGRSFDKTKFALAVLTEAPKDWNVPLYIKEGLAWLNGQVSLELPESQPQPTDAFPAAVEVTGGAGDPTEGLG